Below is a genomic region from Phycobacter azelaicus.
GATCATCAGGGTCATCGCGGTGACCATTAGAAGGGCGAGGGCAAGGTAGGTTGCGATTTGAAACAGCATGTTGGGGGTCCTTTCGGGTTAGAGGGTTTGTTTGTAGAAATCGCGTTCGAGAACGGCGTAGCGGAAACCGCCGATCCCGCCCCAAAGCGGAGCGAAAAAACAGCCGAAGAAAAGGAAGATTGCCAAGCCGCCGGTTCTTCCACCGCTGGCCGCGCCAAGGAGAGTGAGAGGCAGGAACACGACCACATGGGCCAGCAATGCGAGCCAGACCCAGTCATATGGCGCGACGCGATGGCGGCGCATGTAGTTCAGCATCACCGGTATGCCGACGACCAGAAAGACCGGCCCGCCCATGAGGGTGGCAAACCGAATGAACATGGTGGACCATCCAAGAAGGGCAATCACTCCCGGCCCAGCGATCATGGCGATGAAAAAGGCGACGGGGTCCACCAGGTGGCGCTTTGCCACGACTTCGGGTTCAGTGTTTTTTGTATCGGCAGATATTTCTGTTATTTGTGAAAGCTCTGGGCAAATTTTTTTGAATGGGCCTAGTCGGATTTTCCGCCGGGCAGGAAGCGCACCAGTTTCGATCCCATCTTCAGCACCGCCAAATGCACCGCGCGGGGCAGGCGGGAGAAGTCCATGTACCAGTCATCAAACATCTGCATCACGCGCAGGGTTTCGCCCATGCGTGCCTTGATGACCTTGGGGGTGTGGTCCTCTTCGGCCTCGGCCATGACCTCTTCGAGGGCGCGTAGGGTGGGGGCGAATTCACGTTCGCGCCGGGCGGCGACCACGGCATCCACAAGATCAAACATGTCGCGGATCGAAGTGAAATGATCGCGCCGGTCGCCCAGCTGACGGGAGGATTTGACCAGCCCCTGCGACTGCAACTCCTTGAGGCCGTTGGAGACATTGGAGCGCGCAAGGTTCAGCGTCTCGCAGATCTCCTCGGCGGTCATCGCATCGGGCGAGATATGCAAGAGCGCGTGGATCTGCGCGACAGAGCGGTTCACACCCCATTTGGAGCCCATCTCTCCCCAGTGAAGGATGAAGTTCTGCATGGCGGGGGTGAGGTGCATTCGATTTCTCCTGAAAATTCTGTAATTTCAGAAACAACAGGATTGCGAGTCGTGTCAACAGAAAACGGCGGCAGGATATCCCGCCGCCGCATCTTGCGTCCGTGAGTGAGGTCGCTTTGTTGTGTGGCGCTTACTGGTTTTGCAGCGCTGCCGGATCCTTGTCGGCGATGTCGGTCCAGTTGGTATCGGCCTTTTCGATGAAGCCGGCGATATCGCCTTCCCAGCGCTTCTGGATGTCTTCGGCGAGGTTCAGATAGAGCTTGTCGTCGACGATTTTCCACAGGGTCGGATCGCCGTCGAACTTGAAGCCCATGGCCGCACCAAAGGCGCAGTATCCGCCGTATTCGGGCAGGTAGGCTTCGGGGTTCTTTTCAAAGGCCACCTTGTTTTCTTCGGATGCGAAACGGTACAGCGCTTCATTGTGCACCGAGGTAATTTTCCAATTGCCGGGGGTCGGCTCACCCACGGTGAAATAGGCGACCGGGTCATAGCCCTGCAGAGCCAGGCCGGTCGAGGAAGCGTTGAGTTCCACGCCTGCCGCCATGGCCGAAGTCGCCAGGGCGACCGACAGTGCGACACCGCTCAAAACAGTCTTGAATTTATTCATGGTTTCATCCTTTCAAAGGGGGCCGGGGATGTAATGCTCCCGCGTGTTGGCCCATGGGTCGTGTAACTGTGTGCAACCCGTTGCGGCTGTCACAGCACCCATGTGGAGACGAAGGTGATCACGTTCAAAACAACTCATTTTGACTGCGCCGTGTGGCCGCCTGGACTGTTCGGAAATGCACATCACAATGGCGCGCGGCGTTTGTGAAGATGGCATCGGGCACGGGCAATGACAGCCGCCTTGCATTGGTTGCCAACTGTTGTGCGCCGCAGCGAAAACCGGCCAGAATTGACTGCAATTCGGCATAAAATCGGGCACGCAGAGCAGAGAACCTTAACCTCGACCGGCTAAGGTCTGTTTCATATGTATCATTAAGGGTTGCCATGCTGAAAGTTCGCACAACTGCCGAGAAGTGGAGGTTTGTGGTCGCCATCACCGGGGGCGCGGTGCTGGCTTCTATTCTGTTGACCTGGATCATGCAGGGCGGTGAGCTGATAACTCAGTCATTGCAGCCATCCATTCTGGTGCCCTTGCTGATTGCGCCGCCTGTCACGCTATGGTCTGCCAACCGCATGCTGGAGATCCATCGCCTGAACCAGCAGCTCGAACACCTTTTGGCCCATGACCAGATGACCAACCTCCTGAGCCGCAGCCATTTCATGCGCCGCCTTGACGAGATGAGCAGCGACTTCAAGGGCAGTGTG
It encodes:
- a CDS encoding GbsR/MarR family transcriptional regulator, which produces MHLTPAMQNFILHWGEMGSKWGVNRSVAQIHALLHISPDAMTAEEICETLNLARSNVSNGLKELQSQGLVKSSRQLGDRRDHFTSIRDMFDLVDAVVAARREREFAPTLRALEEVMAEAEEDHTPKVIKARMGETLRVMQMFDDWYMDFSRLPRAVHLAVLKMGSKLVRFLPGGKSD
- a CDS encoding YHS domain-containing (seleno)protein, encoding MNKFKTVLSGVALSVALATSAMAAGVELNASSTGLALQGYDPVAYFTVGEPTPGNWKITSVHNEALYRFASEENKVAFEKNPEAYLPEYGGYCAFGAAMGFKFDGDPTLWKIVDDKLYLNLAEDIQKRWEGDIAGFIEKADTNWTDIADKDPAALQNQ